From the Streptomyces sp. Sge12 genome, the window CGCTTCGCGGACGGCGGGGGTGACGCCGCCGCCTTCCTCAAGAAGTTCCGGTGGACGACCGACATGCAGAACGACGTCGCCCTGATGATCGCGGACGAGAAGCTGTCCCCCCAGGAGGCCGCGGGCCGCTGGGTGAAGGAGAACGAGGCCACCTGGCGGTCGTGGCTCCCGTCCTGACGCGGGTGCCGCCCGGCCGCGCCGGGTGAGGGTGCCCGGAGGGACGACCCCCTCCGGGCACCCGACTGCGCTCCGCGTGCGCGCGTACGCCGCGCCGAGTAGCGTCGAGAGGGAGTGTTCCGTCCCAACCGTGGCGGCCGGGCCCGGCGGGGCCGCCGCCGATATCGGCGGAGGCACGAGACCACATGCCTCAGCACAGCATCCACGTGATGACCGCCGCGGCCGCCCTGATGTGCCTGGCAGCGATCGGCCCCGCAGCGAGCGGCGCCGCCACGGCATCCGGCCGGCCCGCCGGCCAGTCCGCCGGTCAGCCCGGTGCGGCGGCCCCGTCCCGGTTCGTGCCCGGTCCCTGCCCCGAGTCGCCCGAGGCCGCCGAAGCGCTCGCCACCGCACGGTGCGGCGTCCTCGAAGTCCCCGAGAACCGCGCCCGCCCCGGTGGCCGGACCATCGAGCTGGCCGTGGCGGTCCTCCCGGCCGCCCACCCGGCGAAGCCGGCGCAGGACCCCGTGGTGTTCATGGCGGGCGGCCCCGGCGGCGACACGTTCGACGACATTCCCTTCCTCGTCGAGTCCGGCCTGAACAAGGACCGCGAGCTGATCGTCATGGCCCAGCGCGGCAACCTCCACGACCGGCCGAACCTCGCCTGCCCGGAGATCGACCGCTTCAACGAGCAGTCCGTGGGCCTGGGCTACGACGCCGAGCAGGCGGAGCAGCTCATGCTGAAGGCGGTGAAGGAGTGCCGCGACCGCCTGACGGCCGACGGCGTGGACCTCGGCGCCTACAACACCACGGAGAACGCGGCCGACTTCGCCGACCTGCGCGCCGCGCTGCACATCCCCCGGTGGAACGTCTACGGGTACTCCTACGGCAGCGATCTGGCCCTCACCTACCTGCGCCTGCACCCGGAGGGAATCCGCGCCGTGGCGCTCGACTCGGTCACCCCTCCCCAGTCCGCGGCCCTGCCGTGGGGGTGGCGGAGCGCCGCCGAGGGGATCGACAACATCTTCGACGCCTGCGCCGCCCAGCCCGCCTGCAAGAACCGGTACCCGGACCTCGCCCGCACGCTGACCGAGCAGGTGCGCAAGCTGGAGGCACACCCCCTGACCCTGAACGTCCCGCCACCGGGCGGCGGAAAGCCGGTCGAGGTCGTCCTCGACGGAGGCGCACTGCTCAACCTGATCGTCGCCTCCACCCCCCGGCCCAAGGACCTTCCGGCCGCGCTCGACGAACTCGCCCGCGGAAACCCGCAACGCTTCGCGCAGGCCCGCGCGGCCGGCTCGGTCCAGCCCGTGGGCATGTTCGCGCACGGCCTGACGAACTCGGTGGCGTGCAGCGAGTGGGCGCCGGGTTACTCGGAGGCCGACGTGCTGACCGCGGGCCGGGAGGCCTTCCCAGGCTGGCCCGACACGGTCCTGGCCCAGGCGCCGCAACTGCCCTTCCAGTACCCGGTGTGCCGGATCTGGAACGTGCCGGACCGCGCGGCCGTCCAGCGGGTGGCCACGGTCAGCAGCGTGCCCGCCCTGCTCGTCTCCGGCACGTTCGACGCGAAGACCGGGGCGAGTTGGGCGAAGGACGTGGCCCGCGACCTGTCCCGCTCGACCGCCGTCCAGGTCCCCGGAATCGGCCACTGGGTGGTGCCGCAATCGCCGTGCGCCCAGCGCGTACTGGCCTCGTTCCTCGCCCGCCCGACCGCACCCGACACCGCATGCGTGGACGACCTCGAACCCGGGCCGTTCACGATCGCCCCGAAGTGACCGGGAGGCCAGATGACACACCGGCAACCGTCCCGCCGCCACCGCACCGTACGACGCCTGCGGGCCACGTCGGCCGGGCTGGCGACCGGTCTCCTGGTCACCGGACTGCTCGCCGCGCCCGCCGGGGCGCAGTCGCGCACCGGGACCGGCCCCGGCCCCAGCCCCGGCTCCGATGCCCCGATCGGCACGGTCGCACGGACGGTGGGCGACGCCCGCTTCGAACCCGGCCCCTGCCCCAGGACGCCCGAACCGGTCGACGCGCTCCAGGGAGCCCGCTGCGGAACGCTCACCGTGCCCGAGAACCGCGCCGGGGCGACCGGCAAAACGATCGAACTCGGTGTCGCGATCGTGCCCGCCGCCACCGACAAGCCGAAGCCCGACCCCATCGTGTGGCTCGCGGGCGGACCCGGCGACGACGCCGTGGGGGAGGCGAAGATGGCGATCGACGGCGGCCTGAACCGCGACCGAGACGTGATCTTCATGTCCCAGCGCGGCACCTACTCGGCCGACCCGACCCTCCTGTGCCCCAACATCGACGAGTTCAACGCACGCGCCGTCGGCCTCGGCCACGACGCCCCGACCACCGAACGCCTGCACATCGAGGCCACGAAGGCCTGCCGCGACCAGCTGGCGGCCCGCGGGATCGACCTCGGCGCCTACAACGACACCGAGAGCGCCGCCGACTACGAGGACCTGCGCGCCGCGCTGGGCATCAAGCAGTGGAACCTGTACGGGATCTCCTACGGCACCCACCTCGCGCTGGTCTACATGCGCCTGCACCCCGAAGGCCTGCGCTCGGTGGGCATCGACGGCATTCTGCCGCCGTCCAGGGCCGGTTCGGCCGCGACCTGGAGCAGCGCCCGGCAGGGCTTCGACGGCCTGTTCAAGGCCTGCACGGCGCAGCCGGCCTGCAACAAGCGCTATCCGAACCTGTCGGCCACCTTCGACAAGCTCGTCCGCGACCTCGAGGCCAAGCCGGTCACCACCACCGTCACCGTCCCCGGCAGCGACAAGCCGGTCAAGGTCGTACTGGACGGCGCAGCCCTGGTGAACTGGATGACCTCGGCGACCCACATCGCGCCGCAGGTACCGCTCGCCCTCGACGAACTGGCCCACGGCAAGCCGCAGCGGATCGCCCAGCAGTGGGCGGGCGGCAAGCTCAGCCCGCAGGCCATGGGACGGGTCGCGCACGGTCTCGTCTACGGAGTCTTCTGCAGCGAGTGGACGCCGTACGAGGCGCAGGACGCCGCGCTCAAGGGCGGTCAGGAGACCTTCCCGACCTTCCCCCGCTCGGTCCAGGCCCAGGCCCCGCAGCTGGCCTACCTCCACCCCGACTGCGAGGTGTGGAAGGTCCCCCCGGCCCCGCCCTCGATCCGGGACGCCACGAGCGGTGACATCCCGACCCTCGCCCTGTCGGGCGGCTTCGACTCCCAGACCGGCGCGGACAACGGACCGTACGTCGCCCGAACGCTGAACAGGGCCAAGGTCGTCACGGTGCCGTACGAGCCGCACGTGGTGTTCGCGACCTCGAAGTGCGCGCAGGAGATCGCCGTCTCCTTCTTCGACGACCCGGCCGCGCCGAAGACCGAATGCCTGAAGACCCTCGAGGCGCCCGAGTTCGAGATCGGCCCGTAAGGCCTGCTCAGCGCAGTTGCTCGGCCAGTCCGACGATGATGCCTTCCGGGCCGCGGAGGTAGCAGAGCAGGTAGCTGTCCTCGAACCGGGCGATCCCGCCGACGAGTTCGGCGCCGTGAGGGCGCAGGCGGGCCACGGTGTCCTCGATGTCGTCGACGGCGAACATGACGCGGTGGGTGCCCAGGATGTTGTGCGGCCGGTTGTGCGGCCCCGCGCTGATCGCCGCGGGGCTGCGGTACTTCGCCAGCTCGAGCCGGCTGTGACCGTCCGGGGTCCGGACCATCGCGATGTCGCAGTGGACGCCGTCGAGTCCGGTGCACCGGTCGGCGACGGGGCCCTCGACCTGCGCCCTGCCCTCCAGCTCCATACCGAGTTCGACGAAGAACGCGACGGCGGCATCCAGGTCCTCGACGACGATGCCGACGTTGTCCATCCGTTGAATCGCCATGCTGGTCTCTCCTTCTTCCCTCGTGCGGCCGGTGGTGGCCGCTGGTGTCCACGCGGATCGCGGTGCGCGCCGCGCCCCTGCCGAAGCGGTCAGGACGTCGTCCCCGCCTTCACCCAGCCGTCGCCGCCGAGGGGGAACTCGTAGCCGGGGCGCCCGTTGTTGCCGCTGGTACGGAAGGGCGTGCCGTGGTTGTCGACGGTGAGGGTGCCGGAGCGGGAGCCGCTGGTCCAGGCCAGTTCCAGGTACCAGCTGACGTCGTACGCGGAGGCGTCGGCCTTGATGTAGAACACCTCCGGCTCGGACTCGCTCACCTTGAACGGGAACGTGGCCTGCCCCGCCGCCGGTACGACGGCCGGGCGCGCGGCGTCGAGGGCCACGCTGAAGGAGCGGGTGCGTACGCCCGCGCCGCAGCCGACGCCGGGATAGCCCATGGCGTAGTCGTTCCGGGCGAGGGGAGCGCGCTTCCCGGCGGTGCGGACGGTCAGGCCGTCCAGGACGACCGTCTCCTTGCCGGAGCCCTGGAGGGTGAGGGTGACGTACTGCTCTCGGGCCGAGACGGCTCCGGACGCCGCCACCCAGGCGGGAGCGTCCCGTTCCAGAGGCGGCGGGGACACCTGGGCCGGCGGCTTGTCGATCAGGTAGTGCTGGCCGCAGGGGGACTCCCAGGTGTAGGGCTGGGCCGTCACCGTGACCGGCGTACCGGTCGCCGGGTGCTCGCCGGGGCCGGACGGGTGCGGGCTCGCGGCGGCGTCGGTGCCGGCGCCCCCGGCCCCGGGGGCGGCGGGAGCGGATGCCGAGGACGAGGGCGAGGCCTGTGCCGGCGACGCGGAAGCCGTTCGGCCGGCCGTACGCTCCGCTGCGCCGGCCGGGAGGGACGCGGCGCCGCCGGCCGGACCGCCGGCATCGGCATGCCGCGCCGGCAGGTTCAGGGCGAGCGCGACCGCGCAGGCGATCACGGCCACGGCGGCTCCGGCGAGGGCGGCCTTCCGGTGACGGCGCCGCTGCTCCGGTACGGGCCGACCGGAGAGCTCGGGCAGGTCCACCGGGGACTCCGCCACCGCAGGCGGCGCGGAGTCCTCCGACGCCTGCGGGGTCGTCCGGGCGGTGCCGGTGCCGGTGGCGGTCGGCTCGCCGACCGGTCGCTTGACGCCCGGCTCGCCGCCCTTGCGCGGGCGGTTGGCGTCCGCCAGTACCCAGCGCCGGTGCAGTTCGACGAGCTCCTCGGACGAGGCCTTGCAGAGGCGGGCGAGCCGTTCGACCGGTGCGTAGTCCGCCGGGACGACGTCACCGGCGCAGTAGCGGTGGAGCGTCGACGTGCTCATGTGGAGTCGCTTGGCGAGCGTTCCGTAGCTCAGACCCGATCGGTCCTTCAACTCCCGCAGCAGCTCGGCGAACCCGGTCCCGGCCGCGTCCTGTGACACCGTTCCTCCCACCCCGTGTTCCGTTCCACGTCCCAGGAACAGGTTGTTTCTGCAGCTCAGACCCTGTGCCGCCGTCCCAGCATCCCTGACCGTCCATCGGATGTGGTCCCTGGGACGGATCACCGCGCAGGCTCAGGTCATCCAAGCACACGGCCTCCGGGCAGCCGGTATCGACCGGCCGCCGCAGGCCCGTACCCGAGAGGACCCCGTCATGTCCGTGTCCCGCCGCATCCCCACCCTGCCCGTCGCTGCCGCCCTCGCCGTGCTCGTCCTCACCGGGTGCCAGGGCGGCGGGGGTCTCAAGGACGGAGGGCCCGCGACGGACACGGGCTCCGCCCCGGCCTCGCCCTCGGCGACGGGCGCCGCGACTTCGGCTCCCGCCACGCCCACCACCGGTGGCGGCACGGCGGGTTCCGACCCGGCCGCGCCCAAGGCTTCCGCGGACCCGTCCGCCGCGGACCGCCGCGTCCTGTGCAACGGCTCCAACACCGCCGTGACCGTCCAGGCGGTTCCCCGTCCGCTCAACCACATGCTGATCACCGTGAAGAACACCGGGTCGAAGGTCTGCGACCTGACGTACTACCCGGTGCTCCGCTTCGACGAGATGCAGTGGGCGCCGGCCGCGCGGAAGGAGACGCAGCCCCAGGCCGTGGTCTCCCTCGCACCCGGCGAGTCGGGTTACGCGGCAGCCGTGCTGTCGGCGGCCGACGGCAGCGGGGAGGGCGGGACGACCGGACAGCGGCTCACGATCGCCTTCCAGGGCGTGACGCCCAACAGCAGCGGCGGAGCATCCGCCATCCCGCCGCTGCCCGCCAAGGGCCTCTACTACGACAGCTCGCTGACGGTCACCTACTGGCAGCAGGACATGGACGACGCC encodes:
- a CDS encoding DUF4232 domain-containing protein — translated: MSVSRRIPTLPVAAALAVLVLTGCQGGGGLKDGGPATDTGSAPASPSATGAATSAPATPTTGGGTAGSDPAAPKASADPSAADRRVLCNGSNTAVTVQAVPRPLNHMLITVKNTGSKVCDLTYYPVLRFDEMQWAPAARKETQPQAVVSLAPGESGYAAAVLSAADGSGEGGTTGQRLTIAFQGVTPNSSGGASAIPPLPAKGLYYDSSLTVTYWQQDMDDALGS
- a CDS encoding VOC family protein, translated to MAIQRMDNVGIVVEDLDAAVAFFVELGMELEGRAQVEGPVADRCTGLDGVHCDIAMVRTPDGHSRLELAKYRSPAAISAGPHNRPHNILGTHRVMFAVDDIEDTVARLRPHGAELVGGIARFEDSYLLCYLRGPEGIIVGLAEQLR
- a CDS encoding alpha/beta fold hydrolase yields the protein MPQHSIHVMTAAAALMCLAAIGPAASGAATASGRPAGQSAGQPGAAAPSRFVPGPCPESPEAAEALATARCGVLEVPENRARPGGRTIELAVAVLPAAHPAKPAQDPVVFMAGGPGGDTFDDIPFLVESGLNKDRELIVMAQRGNLHDRPNLACPEIDRFNEQSVGLGYDAEQAEQLMLKAVKECRDRLTADGVDLGAYNTTENAADFADLRAALHIPRWNVYGYSYGSDLALTYLRLHPEGIRAVALDSVTPPQSAALPWGWRSAAEGIDNIFDACAAQPACKNRYPDLARTLTEQVRKLEAHPLTLNVPPPGGGKPVEVVLDGGALLNLIVASTPRPKDLPAALDELARGNPQRFAQARAAGSVQPVGMFAHGLTNSVACSEWAPGYSEADVLTAGREAFPGWPDTVLAQAPQLPFQYPVCRIWNVPDRAAVQRVATVSSVPALLVSGTFDAKTGASWAKDVARDLSRSTAVQVPGIGHWVVPQSPCAQRVLASFLARPTAPDTACVDDLEPGPFTIAPK
- a CDS encoding helix-turn-helix domain-containing protein, with translation MSQDAAGTGFAELLRELKDRSGLSYGTLAKRLHMSTSTLHRYCAGDVVPADYAPVERLARLCKASSEELVELHRRWVLADANRPRKGGEPGVKRPVGEPTATGTGTARTTPQASEDSAPPAVAESPVDLPELSGRPVPEQRRRHRKAALAGAAVAVIACAVALALNLPARHADAGGPAGGAASLPAGAAERTAGRTASASPAQASPSSSASAPAAPGAGGAGTDAAASPHPSGPGEHPATGTPVTVTAQPYTWESPCGQHYLIDKPPAQVSPPPLERDAPAWVAASGAVSAREQYVTLTLQGSGKETVVLDGLTVRTAGKRAPLARNDYAMGYPGVGCGAGVRTRSFSVALDAARPAVVPAAGQATFPFKVSESEPEVFYIKADASAYDVSWYLELAWTSGSRSGTLTVDNHGTPFRTSGNNGRPGYEFPLGGDGWVKAGTTS
- a CDS encoding alpha/beta fold hydrolase, with the protein product MTHRQPSRRHRTVRRLRATSAGLATGLLVTGLLAAPAGAQSRTGTGPGPSPGSDAPIGTVARTVGDARFEPGPCPRTPEPVDALQGARCGTLTVPENRAGATGKTIELGVAIVPAATDKPKPDPIVWLAGGPGDDAVGEAKMAIDGGLNRDRDVIFMSQRGTYSADPTLLCPNIDEFNARAVGLGHDAPTTERLHIEATKACRDQLAARGIDLGAYNDTESAADYEDLRAALGIKQWNLYGISYGTHLALVYMRLHPEGLRSVGIDGILPPSRAGSAATWSSARQGFDGLFKACTAQPACNKRYPNLSATFDKLVRDLEAKPVTTTVTVPGSDKPVKVVLDGAALVNWMTSATHIAPQVPLALDELAHGKPQRIAQQWAGGKLSPQAMGRVAHGLVYGVFCSEWTPYEAQDAALKGGQETFPTFPRSVQAQAPQLAYLHPDCEVWKVPPAPPSIRDATSGDIPTLALSGGFDSQTGADNGPYVARTLNRAKVVTVPYEPHVVFATSKCAQEIAVSFFDDPAAPKTECLKTLEAPEFEIGP